In Limnohabitans sp. TEGF004, the genomic window GCAGTGCATTGCTGTGCAGTCACTGCCGTTGCAACCCTCAATGAATGAGTGAAAAGAGCGAATCATGGCCACGATCAACAACTTAAGTACTGGTTTTCAATCCAACACATTGATGACCTTCAGCGCTGTCACGCCCACCACCAAGGTCACGGCCACGACCGATATTTCTGGCTTTGATGCCACCAAGATCAAAGCCCTCACGGTGGCAGAAGCTGCGGCACTCACCACCGAGCAGGTGTCCTCCATCAGCACCACAGCGATGGCAGGTTTGACAGCAGGCCAGTTGGGTGTGTTGACGGCAGCTAATGTGGCCGCTTTCACCGATCAGCAAATGGGCGCGTTCAGCAACACGCAAATTGCCGCCTTCAAGCCCACGCAAATCGGGGCCATGACCTCGTCGCAAATCAATTCACTCAGCACCGCGCAAATGGGGGCGCTGAGCGTGACCCAAGTGGCGTCGCTCAATGTGTCGCGCATCAAAGACATTGACAGCACCCGTTTGGGCGCTTTGAGCTCCAAGCAAATTCAAGCGCTGACCACCGACCAAATCGTCAACCTCATTGCCGATCAGTTGGGCGGCATGAGCACATCACAAGTGGCAAGTTTGAAAGTGTCACAAGTCGCTGCGATTGAAACGCGCGATTTGGTGGGTATGTCTACCTCGCAGGTGGCCGCGCTCACGGCCACCCAAGTGAAGGCGCTCAAAGCCAACCAGCTGCAAGCCTTAACGACCGACCAAATCAAAGCCATCGAGACGGCCGATTTGGCCAGCATGACGGCCACCCAAATTACAGCCTTGTCCACCTCTCAGGTGAGCGCTTTGGGTACCGCACAACTCAACGCGCTGACGGTGGCTGAACTCGGCGCTCTGAGCAGTGCTCAGTTGCAATCGTTGACCACCTCTCAGGTCAGCGCGCTCAGTACCACCAGCACTGCCAAGCTCAAATCCACCCAAGTGGCTTCTTTCACCACTGCGCAAGTGGCTGCAATGACCACCTCGCAAGTCAAAGCTTTGGCTGCCACGTCGGTGGCCGCTTTGGGTTCTAACCAGCTCAATGCCATGACCACCTCGCAAGTGGGTGCCTTGACCGCCGCACAAGTGAAAGCCTTGAGCAGCAGCACCTTCGCTTCTATGGGTACCACCCAAGTGGCCGCTTTGACAACCGCCCAAGTGGCGGGCTTGTCTGTGGCTGTGGTGGGTGCCATGAGCTCGGCTCAGGTGTCGTCTTTGACCACCTCGCAAGTTCAGTCGCTCACAGCCAACCAAGTCAAAGCCTTGGCCGCCAACAAAATCGCGGCCATGACCACCACGCAAGTGGCAGCCTTCACGTCTGACCAGATCAAGTCACTCAGTGCCACGCAATTGCAGGCGCTCACGACATCTGAAGTGGCTGCGATGGGCACAGCCCAAGTGAAAGCACTGACAGACACACAAATCAAATCGTTGACCAGCGATGCCGTGGCAGCGCTGACCACCGCTCAAGTCAATGCCCTCAGCACGGCGCAACTCAAGGCCTTGTCTGCCAGCCAAGTCACAGCACTCACATCGACCAACGTGGCTGCTTTGGCGACGTCGCAAATCAGCGCATTGACATCTAGCCAAGTGCAAGCCTTGACCACGTCAGCCGTAAACGCCTTGACCACCAGCTTGGTCAATGCGATGACGACTGCGCAAGTGGCTGCTTTGACCACAGGCCAAGTGCAATCGCTGTCAACCTCGACCGTGAGTGGCATCTCCACCACCAACGTCAAAGCCTTGGGCGCAGCCCAAGTGGGCGCACTCACCACCGCTGCGGTGGCTCAGCTCAGCACGGGCCAAGTGGCTGCACTGACCACCAAACAAGTGGCCGCACTCACCACGGGCGCTGTGGCCGCGTTGAGCACAGACCAAGTCAAAGCTTTGACGTCTACACAAGTGCAAGGCCTGACCAATGCGGGCTTGAACGCCATGACGACCACGCAAGTGGCCGCTTTGACGACCAGCCAAGTGTCTTCGTTGACTGGCGCGCAAGTGGCCGGTTTGTCCACGGGCACCTTGCAGTCGTTGAGCACAAGCCAAGTGGCGTCCCTCACCGACACGCAAATCAAAGCGCTGACTACCACCGAAGTGGCCGCCATGACCACCACGCAAGTGGGTGCCCTGACCACTACGCAGTTGGGCGTCATGTCGACCGACGACATCTTGGCGTTGGGCACAGCCCAAGTCAGCGCCTTGACCACCACACAACTGCAAGCACTCAGCCAATCACAAGTGCGTACTTTGGAGTCTGCTGAAGTGGCAGCCCTGAGCACCACGCAGTTGCAAGCCTTGTCAGCCAACCAATTCAAAGCCTTTGCGACAGAAGACGTGGCTGCCTTGACCACGGCCCAAGTGGCCGCGTTGACGACAGACCAAGTCAAGGCCATGTCGCCCGCCAACATCGCGGCCTTGAGCACTGGCCAAGTGGCCGCCATCACCACAACACAACTGGGTTCGCTCACCAACGCCACGGTGGCAGGTTTGAGCAGCACCCAAGTGCAAGCCTTGAGCACAGCCCAAGTCAAAGCTTTGTCTGAAGGTCAAGTCAAAGCGCTGACCAATGCAGCTATTGGCGCTTTGAGCACGGCGCAGGTCGATGCCCTGACCACCACCCAAGTCAAAGCCTTGACCGAAACACAAGTGGGTGCGCTCAGCACCACTGGCGTGTCAGGCCTGAGCACCACGCAAATGGGTGCGCTGACCACAGGCCAAATTCAATCCTTGAGCACCGGCAGCGTGGCTGCCTTGAGCACGGCTCAGCTCGGCGCTTTGTCCACCTCGCAAGTGCGTGGCATCAGCGCCGCTGGCGTGGCGGCATTGACCAGCACGCAAGCCTCCACACTCAGCACAGACCGCGTAGCCGCGTTGACCGCTGACCAAGTCAAAGCCTTGACCACGGGCAATGTGTCTGCCTTGGGCACGGCCCAAGTCAAGGCCATGACGTCTGACCAGATTGCCGTGTTGACCACAGCCCAGTTGCAATCGCTCAGTACCACCCAAGTGCAAGCCATCGACACTGCCGACGTGGCAGCGATGAGCAGCACGCAAATCAAAGCGCTCAGCAACACCGAGTTGTCGGGCATGACCACGGCACAAGTGGCTGCGTTGACGTCTGACCAAATCAAGTCAGTCACCACTGCCGCATTGGCTGGTTTGAGCACAGCCCAAGTGGCTGGTTTGACCACAGGTCAAGTGGCCGCTCTCAGCGCCACGCAAGTGCAAGCCATGGAAACAGCGGATGTGGCTGCGTTGAGTGCCACTCAGGCCCAAGCCTTGTCTACTGCCCAGGTCGCCGCACTCAGCACCTCTCAAGTACAAGCCATGTCGACGGCTGGCGTGAGTGGTTTGACCACCGATGCCATCAAAGGTTTGAGCAACAACCAGTTGCAAGCCCTCACCACCGATGGTGTCGCCGCGTTGACCACCACCCAAGTCGGCGCACTGGGTACAGCCCAAGTGGCTGCGCTCACCAGTTCAGAAGCTGCCGCCCTGACGACCACCCAAGTACAAGCCTTGAGCACCGCCCAAGTGAAAGCTTTGGAAGTGGGTGATTTGGCTGCCATGAGCACTGCCCAAGTAGCCGCGCTCAGCACCGCCCAAGTGGGCGCGTTGACCGCAGCCCAAGTGACCAGCTTGACCACAGGTCAAGTGGCCGCACTCACCACGTCTCAAGTGAGCGTGTTGAGCAGCACCCAAGTGCAAGCCCTCAGCACAGGCCAAGTGGCTGCGCTGACCAACACACAAGTCGCCGCCCTCAGCACAGGAAGCGTCAAAGCCCTGAGCGTGGACGATGTACGCGCCTTGAGTACCGGTCAAGTCAACGCCATTTCCACCGCAGGTGTGGCAGTGATGAGCACGGCCCAAGTGGCTGCGTTGAGCACCGACCAAGTGGCTGCATTCAGCACAAGCCAAGTGGCTGCATTGACCACCTCTGAAGCCGCGACTTTGAGCGCTGCGCAAGCCAAGGCTTTGACCACCGCGCAAGTGCAACAACTCAGCACCAGCAACATCGAAGCTTTGAACCTCAACAGCGTCAAAGCGATGACCAGCACGCAGCTGCAAGCCTTGAGCACCACGCAGCTGAATGCTTTGCAAACCGAAGATTTTGCGAATCTGAATGAAGCGCAAATCACAGGCCTCACCACGGACCAAGTCCAAGCGTTGACCACCTCTGCGGTGACATCGTTGACGGCTGACCAAGTGTCCAAATTCACCACGGTGCAAGTGGCTGCTGTGACTGCAGCCAATGTGGGCGCTTTGAACTCGGACCAAGTGGCTGCTTTGACCACCGCACAAGTGGGCACGCTAGATACCGCCCAAGTCAAAGCCATCACCACCGCTGCTGTGGCCGCGATGACCAACGCGCAAGTGGGTGCGATGAGCACCACCCAAGTGGCTGCTTTGACCACCGGTCAAATGGCTGCTTTGACAGCGGCTGAGGTGAAAGCCTTGAGCACTTCTCAAGTGCAAGCTTTGGGCACGGCACAAATCAATGCGTTGAGCAACGCCAATGTGGCCGCGCTCACCACCACACAAGTGGCCTCGCTCACCGCAGGCCAAGTGACAGGTTTGAGCACTGCAGCAGCGGCCTCGTTGGTCACCGCCCAAGTGCAAGCCCTGAGCAGCACCCAAGTGCAAGCCATCAGCACCGCCAACGTGGCGGCCATGAGCAGCACACAGTTGTCTGCCTTGACGACCGGCCAAGTCAGCGCCTTGACCACAGCGCAAGTGGTGGCCTTGGAAACCGCTGATGTCGCTGCTTTGAGCACGGCGCAAGTGGCAGCCTTGACCACAGATCAAGTCAAGGTGTTGGAATCTGCTGATGTCGTGGCGATGAGCACCGGCCAAGTGGCCGCTTTGAGCACCGCGCAAGTACAAGCCTTGACCGATGGCAACGTGACCGCGTTGAGCACGTCGCAAGTGCAAGCCATGAGCACGGCCCAAGTGAATGCACTGAGCACTGCCCAAGTGGTGGCCATGACGACCAGCCAAGTGGCTAGCCTGACGGCCGCCCAAGTCAAAGGCATGAGCACTGACCAAGTGAAGGCTTTGGAAAATACAGACGTTCAAGTGTTGAACGCCACGCAAATTAAAGCCCTGACCACAGCGCAAGTGCAGGCCTTGGAAACCACCGATGTGGCTGGCCTCAACACCACCCAGTTGGCAGCCTTGACCGCTGACCAAGTGAGTGCGTTGACCACCGCGCAAGTCGTGTCGTTGACGACCAGCGAAGTGAGCAACCTGAGCTACGACCAAGTCAAAGCGTTCACCACCACGCAGTTGGCTGCGGTTGAAACAGCAGACATTGCGGTGTTGAATTCTGACCAAGTGTCTTCACTCAGCGCCACACAAGTGCAAGCCTTCACCACGGCACAAGTGGAGAAGCTCAGCACCGGCGTGATTGCTGGTTTGACGAACACCCAAGTCGATGCACTGAGCACCGCGCAAGTGGTGGCGTTGACCACCACCCAAGTGGGCGCTCTGACAGCAGGTGCTGTGAAAGCACTGAGCTCAGGCCAAGTGGCTGCCCTGACCAACGGTCAGTTGGGCGCGTTGTCGACCACCCAAGTGCAAGCAATGGACGTGACCGATGTGGCCGCCATGAGCACCGCCCAAGTGAACGCCTTGAGCACCACACAAGTGGCTGCGTTGACCACTGGCCAAGTCGCAGGCTTGACCACCACGCAAGTGTCTAGCTTGGCTGATGCCAAGTTGCAAGCTGTGAGCACGGCGGGCATCGCTGCCTTGACGTCTGACCAAGTGGTCTCGTTGACCACGGGTCAAGTGGCTGCCATCACCACCACCCAGTTGCAAGCTTTGACAAATAGCAGTGTGAATGCACTGACCACCACGCAAGTGACGGCATTGGGTGCGACACAAGTGGCATCCTTGACCACCGGCACAGTGACTGCTTTGTCGTCTGACCAAATTGCTTCGTTGACGACCACCCAAGTGGGCGCCTTGACCACCACGCAAGTGGCAGCCGTGAAGGCTGACCAAGTGGTCGCCTTGACCACGACCCAAGTGGCCAAACTCAGCACCACCCAGTTGGGTGCGCTGACAGAAGCCAACGTGGCCAACTTGAGCACAGCACAAGTGGATGCGCTCAGCACCACGCAGCTGACCTCGTTGAGCACAGGTCAAATTGACTCGCTCACCGCAGCTGTGGTGACCAGCTTGGCCACTGCCAAAGTGGCGGCCTTGACCACCACCCAAGTGACCGCGTTGAGCGCTGACCAAATGGGTGCCTTGTCCACCAGCGGCGCTGCAGCGCTGACCACCTCACAAGTGAAGGTCTTGGGTGCTGACCAGATTCGTGCCTTGAGCACCGCGTCTGTGGCTGCCTTGACCACCGGTCAAGTACAAGCCTTGACCACGGGTCAAGTGGCTGAGTTGACCAACACCACCGTGGCGTCGTTGACGACATCACAAGTGGCTGCCTTGAGCACCGGCCAAGTGCAGGTGTTGGCTGACTCGGTGGTCACAGGTTTGAGCACGGCACAACTGACCGCCTTGACCACTGCGCAAGTAGGTGCGTTGACCGCGTCGCAAGTGCGTGCCCTGAGCACCACTGAAGTGGCTGCCTTGACCACCAGCCAAGTGACGGCTCTTACTGCCACACAAGTGGGCGCGATGGAAACGGCTGACATGGTGGCTATGAGTACCGCGCAAGTGACAGCGCTGAACACCACACAGGTGTCCGCGTTGACCGCTGGCATGGTGACGGCCTTGAGCACTGCGCAAGTGGCTGCCTTGGGCACTGGCAACGTGTCTGCCTTGACTGATACCCAAGTGCGTGCGTTGACCACAGCCAGTGTGGCCGCCTTGAGCACGGCGCAAGTGGCTGTGTTGACCACCGGTCAGGTGTCTGCCTTGACGGCTGGCAGCATCGGCGCCTTGACCACCGCTCAGGTGGGTGCGTTGACAACATCTCAAGTGACTGCGTTGAGTAACGCCAATATCGTTGCTCTCAGTACGGCGCAAGTGGCTGCCTTGAGCACGGCACAAGTTGTGGCATTGACCACGGGTCAAATCCAATCGATTGCCACCGATGATGTGCAAGCCTTGACGACCAGTGCGGTGGCTGCCTTGAGCACCACACAAATCCAAGCCTTGAGCACAGGTGCTGTCAATGCCTTGACCACAAGCCAAGTGACATCGTTGACCACCTCGCAGGTGGCCTCGCTGACCACGGGTGAAGTGGCTGCCTTGAACACCTCACAAGTGGCTGCGTTGACCACTGGTCAGGTTCAGGCCTTGACGGTGTCTCAACTCACTTCGCTCAGCAACACGCAAGTGAGTGCCTTGACGACCACGCAGGTGGGTGCATTGACATCCACCCAGCTGTTTGGCTTGGTGACTGCGGCCAACAATTAATCAGTAACTGTCTGACTTCGTAAAACAAATTTTTGAAAAGAGACCATCATGACCAACTCTATTAACAGCGTCACCAGCAGTTACTCGGCTCAAACCTATGCAGCAGTGGCACCGACGACCGCGGTGTCGTCATGGACGACTACTCAAATCGCAGCGATTACGCCTTCAGATTTGTCATCGTTGAAGCCTGCCAGCATCACAGCCATGTCAACGGATCAAGTAAATGCTTTGTCGACAACGGTGTTTGCAGCGTTGACTGCTACGCAAGTGCAAGCGCTAAGCAACACGCAAGTGGGCAGCTTGAGCACCTCCAATGTGGCAGCTTTGGGCTCTAGTCAGTTGAACGCACTCAAGGCGACGCAAATTACCTCGTTGTCGTCCACGCAAGTGAACTCGATTTCGACCGGCACCTTGTCGGCCATCAAAGGTTCGCAAGTGGCGTTGCTCAGCAGCACGCAAGTGGGTGCCATCACCACCGACCGCGTGGCAAGTTTGACGACTGCGCAAATTGCGTCCATGACCACAGACCAAATTGTGGGCTTGGTGGCAGCCCAGTTGGGTGCGATGGC contains:
- a CDS encoding heme utilization protein is translated as MATINNLSTGFQSNTLMTFSAVTPTTKVTATTDISGFDATKIKALTVAEAAALTTEQVSSISTTAMAGLTAGQLGVLTAANVAAFTDQQMGAFSNTQIAAFKPTQIGAMTSSQINSLSTAQMGALSVTQVASLNVSRIKDIDSTRLGALSSKQIQALTTDQIVNLIADQLGGMSTSQVASLKVSQVAAIETRDLVGMSTSQVAALTATQVKALKANQLQALTTDQIKAIETADLASMTATQITALSTSQVSALGTAQLNALTVAELGALSSAQLQSLTTSQVSALSTTSTAKLKSTQVASFTTAQVAAMTTSQVKALAATSVAALGSNQLNAMTTSQVGALTAAQVKALSSSTFASMGTTQVAALTTAQVAGLSVAVVGAMSSAQVSSLTTSQVQSLTANQVKALAANKIAAMTTTQVAAFTSDQIKSLSATQLQALTTSEVAAMGTAQVKALTDTQIKSLTSDAVAALTTAQVNALSTAQLKALSASQVTALTSTNVAALATSQISALTSSQVQALTTSAVNALTTSLVNAMTTAQVAALTTGQVQSLSTSTVSGISTTNVKALGAAQVGALTTAAVAQLSTGQVAALTTKQVAALTTGAVAALSTDQVKALTSTQVQGLTNAGLNAMTTTQVAALTTSQVSSLTGAQVAGLSTGTLQSLSTSQVASLTDTQIKALTTTEVAAMTTTQVGALTTTQLGVMSTDDILALGTAQVSALTTTQLQALSQSQVRTLESAEVAALSTTQLQALSANQFKAFATEDVAALTTAQVAALTTDQVKAMSPANIAALSTGQVAAITTTQLGSLTNATVAGLSSTQVQALSTAQVKALSEGQVKALTNAAIGALSTAQVDALTTTQVKALTETQVGALSTTGVSGLSTTQMGALTTGQIQSLSTGSVAALSTAQLGALSTSQVRGISAAGVAALTSTQASTLSTDRVAALTADQVKALTTGNVSALGTAQVKAMTSDQIAVLTTAQLQSLSTTQVQAIDTADVAAMSSTQIKALSNTELSGMTTAQVAALTSDQIKSVTTAALAGLSTAQVAGLTTGQVAALSATQVQAMETADVAALSATQAQALSTAQVAALSTSQVQAMSTAGVSGLTTDAIKGLSNNQLQALTTDGVAALTTTQVGALGTAQVAALTSSEAAALTTTQVQALSTAQVKALEVGDLAAMSTAQVAALSTAQVGALTAAQVTSLTTGQVAALTTSQVSVLSSTQVQALSTGQVAALTNTQVAALSTGSVKALSVDDVRALSTGQVNAISTAGVAVMSTAQVAALSTDQVAAFSTSQVAALTTSEAATLSAAQAKALTTAQVQQLSTSNIEALNLNSVKAMTSTQLQALSTTQLNALQTEDFANLNEAQITGLTTDQVQALTTSAVTSLTADQVSKFTTVQVAAVTAANVGALNSDQVAALTTAQVGTLDTAQVKAITTAAVAAMTNAQVGAMSTTQVAALTTGQMAALTAAEVKALSTSQVQALGTAQINALSNANVAALTTTQVASLTAGQVTGLSTAAAASLVTAQVQALSSTQVQAISTANVAAMSSTQLSALTTGQVSALTTAQVVALETADVAALSTAQVAALTTDQVKVLESADVVAMSTGQVAALSTAQVQALTDGNVTALSTSQVQAMSTAQVNALSTAQVVAMTTSQVASLTAAQVKGMSTDQVKALENTDVQVLNATQIKALTTAQVQALETTDVAGLNTTQLAALTADQVSALTTAQVVSLTTSEVSNLSYDQVKAFTTTQLAAVETADIAVLNSDQVSSLSATQVQAFTTAQVEKLSTGVIAGLTNTQVDALSTAQVVALTTTQVGALTAGAVKALSSGQVAALTNGQLGALSTTQVQAMDVTDVAAMSTAQVNALSTTQVAALTTGQVAGLTTTQVSSLADAKLQAVSTAGIAALTSDQVVSLTTGQVAAITTTQLQALTNSSVNALTTTQVTALGATQVASLTTGTVTALSSDQIASLTTTQVGALTTTQVAAVKADQVVALTTTQVAKLSTTQLGALTEANVANLSTAQVDALSTTQLTSLSTGQIDSLTAAVVTSLATAKVAALTTTQVTALSADQMGALSTSGAAALTTSQVKVLGADQIRALSTASVAALTTGQVQALTTGQVAELTNTTVASLTTSQVAALSTGQVQVLADSVVTGLSTAQLTALTTAQVGALTASQVRALSTTEVAALTTSQVTALTATQVGAMETADMVAMSTAQVTALNTTQVSALTAGMVTALSTAQVAALGTGNVSALTDTQVRALTTASVAALSTAQVAVLTTGQVSALTAGSIGALTTAQVGALTTSQVTALSNANIVALSTAQVAALSTAQVVALTTGQIQSIATDDVQALTTSAVAALSTTQIQALSTGAVNALTTSQVTSLTTSQVASLTTGEVAALNTSQVAALTTGQVQALTVSQLTSLSNTQVSALTTTQVGALTSTQLFGLVTAANN